The genomic segment GTTGCTGTGCACGAAATCGATGATCTAGCGCTTGGGCGTGTTTCTTTTGAAGAGCAGAGTAAAGACGACTTTATCTTAAGGCGAAAAGATGGACTTTACGCTTACCAATTAGCTGTGGTGGTAGATGATATTGCGTCAGGAGTAACTGAAGTCGTGCGTGGCGCGGATATCTTACCCGCTACTGCTTATCAACTTGCCCTATATAACCTGTTTGCACAGCCTGCTCCCGCATACGTACATTTACCGCTAGTGATGGGGGACAATGGTCAAAAGTTAAGTAAACAAAATCATGCCCCCCCATTAAATAATGAGCTCGCATCCAGTAATTTGTGCACGGCATTAGAAACATTAGGTTTGCGTGTGCCAAGTCATTTAAACAACGCCCCGGTAACAGATATTTTAGACTTTGCAGTGCATAACTGGAGCGTGGCGCTTACAGCTGATAATCCGCATGCGTTTGACAATAGAATTGACGCGTAAGACAGGTTATGATCCGACGCGTTAAACACCCTGCTTTGGGTAGTCCTTTATATTGGAGCTGAACTTATTATTTCTCGCGTAATCAACAAGGTTAAAGAGGCGTTTAAAAGCACGCCGAGCACAGCTAAAACCACTCTTGT from the Paraglaciecola mesophila genome contains:
- the gluQRS gene encoding tRNA glutamyl-Q(34) synthetase GluQRS, with translation MLSPFDARRSHQETQYVGRFAPSPSGPLHLGSLVAALGSYLRARQMDGKWLLRIEDIDPPREQANADELIKETLVRHGLLWDEDVIYQHNSHERYEQALKYLRVNGHCYFCQCTRKQRLANPKGQPCACAQLALSPQGSATVLRNTVAVHEIDDLALGRVSFEEQSKDDFILRRKDGLYAYQLAVVVDDIASGVTEVVRGADILPATAYQLALYNLFAQPAPAYVHLPLVMGDNGQKLSKQNHAPPLNNELASSNLCTALETLGLRVPSHLNNAPVTDILDFAVHNWSVALTADNPHAFDNRIDA